A genomic region of Oryza glaberrima chromosome 1, OglaRS2, whole genome shotgun sequence contains the following coding sequences:
- the LOC127760561 gene encoding 1-aminocyclopropane-1-carboxylate oxidase homolog 4-like — MAAAEERDAAAASSLAEFHASRAGVRGLVESGATAVPPLFLLPPGCGRERSPPPPPPQRATAFAIPTVDLSLPRSATVPLVRAAATSCGFFHVTSHGVPHGTVASAVAAVRAFHEQPAASRSPCYSLAPVGGVAYSTIPIQQQPLPQGGSSSDHRAATAASPLLPWRDSLVVRFGPGAPPNLGRLPAACRDALPEYQRSLTVFGKEMVGLLSEALGGGGGGGVGAERLEREMQVEGWLMACHYYPPCPEPERVVGSLEHTDPSLFTVLAQDAVGGLQVRREEEEGGGGGGEWVDVAPVAGALVVNVGDVLKMVSNEEYKSVEHRVVIKSSQDARVSIAVFFNPAKRDASDLFGPLPELLTAERPARFRRFSVPEFMRSRRESGHGKSSIDSFRIAAD; from the exons ATGGCGGCAGCCGAGGagcgcgacgccgcggcggcgtcgtcgctggCCGAGTTCCACGCGTCGCGCGCCGGCGTCCGCGGCCTCGTCGAGTCtggcgccaccgccgtgccaccgctcttcctcctcccgccagGCTGCGGCCGCgagcgctcgccgccgccgccgccgccgcagcgagcGACGGCCTTCGCCATCCCGACCGTTGACCTCTCCCTCCCGCGCTCGGCCACCGTCCcgctcgtccgcgccgccgcgacctCGTGCGGCTTCTTCCACGTCACCAGCCACGGCGTCCCGCACGgcaccgtcgcctccgccgtcgccgccgtgcgggCGTTCCACGAgcagcccgccgcctcccgctcgcCGTGCTACTCGCTGGCGCCCGTCGGAGGCGTCGCCTACTCCACCATCCCCATCCAGCAGCAGCCGCTGCCGCAAGGCGGCTCCTCCAGcgaccaccgcgccgccaccgctgcgtctcctctcctcccatggCGCGACTCGCTGGTGGTACGCTTCGGCCCGGGCGCGCCGCCCAACCTCGGACGCCTCCCGGCGGCCTGCCGGGACGCGCTGCCGGAGTACCAGCGGTCGCTGACGGTGTTCGGGAAGGAGATGGTCGGGCTGCTGTCggaggcgctcggcggcggcggcggcggcggcgtcggggcggaGCGGCTGGAGCGGGAGATgcaggtggaggggtggctcatGGCGTGCCACTACTACCCGCCGTGCCCGGAGCCGGAGCGGGTGGTCGGCAGCCTGGAGCACACCGACCCCAGCCTCTTCACCGTCCTGGCGCAGGACGCCGTCGGCGGGCTGCAGGTccggcgggaggaagaagaaggcggcggcggcggaggcgagtgGGTCGACGTGGCGCCGGTCGCCGGCGCACTGGTGGTCAACGTCGGGGACGTGCTCAAG ATGGTTTCGAACGAGGAGTACAAGAGCGTGGAGCACAGGGTGGTGATCAAGTCTAGCCAAGACGCCAGGGTCTCCATTGCTGTCTTCTTCAACCCAGCCAAGCGCGATGCCTCCGACCTGTTCGGGCCCCTCCCGGAGCTCCTCACCGCGGAGAGGCCGGCACGGTTCCGGCGCTTCTCCGTGCCGGAGTTCATGCGTTCTCGAAGGGAATCCGGCCATGGCAAGTCATCGATCGATTCATTCAGGATTGCTGCAGATTAA